The Hippoglossus stenolepis isolate QCI-W04-F060 chromosome 11, HSTE1.2, whole genome shotgun sequence genome includes a window with the following:
- the hes6 gene encoding transcription cofactor HES-6, whose protein sequence is MAPVRSNAHGDDCGRSDRKMRKPLVEKKRRARINESLQELRVLVAETDLQSKMENAEVLEMTVKRVENILKNRALEMDAVNREACERFAAGYIQCMQDVHAFVSGCPGIDQAEAAELLNHLLESMPLNDEDQLRLMLPDGGLADCPPGSNSTWSLSESCLVSPAPSTTSTDDLCSDLDDTDSEQSLVSSSEEADGQDVSLTYSKSVWRPW, encoded by the exons ATGGCCCCCGTCCGCAGCAACGCACACGGTGATGACTGCGGCAGGTCCGACAGGAAG ATGAGGAAGCCCCtggtggagaagaagaggagagctCGCATCAATGAAAGTTTGCAGGAACTCCGAGTTCTCGTCGCGGAAACAGAC TTGCAATCAAAGATGGAGAACGCGGAGGTGCTGGAGATGACAGTGAAGCGAGTGGAGAACATCCTGAAGAACAGGGCTCTAG AGATGGATGCAGTGAACCGGGAGGCCTGCGAGCGGTTTGCGGCGGGCTACATCCAGTGTATGCAGGATGTGCACGCCTTCGTGTCCGGCTGCCCCGGGATCGACCAGGCGGAGGCCGCGGAGCTGCTGAACCACCTCCTGGAGAGCATGCCCCTGAACGATGAGGACCAGCTCCGGTTGATGCTGCCCGACGGCGGCCTGGCGGACTGCCCCCCCGGCAGCAACAGCACTTGGTCCCTGTCTGAGAGCTGTCTGGTGTCTCCGGCTCCGTCCACCACCTCCACCGACGACCTCTGCTCCGACCTGGATGACACAGACTCCGAGCAAAGCCTTGTCTCTTCGTCAGAGGAGGCTGACGGCCAGGACGTGTCTTTAACTTACTCCAAGTCAGTGTGGAGACCCTGGTAG
- the itm2cb gene encoding integral membrane protein 2Cb isoform X2: MVKITFQTVAAQKPDKETDGDKIIVPLAHEQLVLPVRSKKPFPTGLCCLTFGLVVFMSGLVLASVYVYRYYFIPQIPEDSLFHCRVVYEDSVYAPLRGRQELEENVGIYLDDNYEQISVPVPHFGGSDPADIIHDFQRGLTAYHDIALDKCYITELNTTLVMPPRNLWELLVNMKRGTYLPQTYIIQEEMVVTGRVRSMRQLGPFIHRLCYGKETYRLKRRNQHRRIERREAKNCHSIRHFENTFVVETVICSRF, translated from the exons ATGGTGAAGATCACTTTCCAGACAGTGGCGGCGCAGAAGCCCGACAAAGAGACGGACGGAGACAAGATCATTGTGCCTCTGGCTCAC gagcaGCTGGTTCTTCCTGTCAGGTCCAAGAAGCCGTTTCCGACTGGCCTATGCTGCCTCACCTTCGGCCTGGTGGTTTTCATGTCAGGACTGGTGCTGGCCTCCGTCTACGTCTATCGCTACTACTTCATACCTCAG ATCCCAGAGGACAGCTTGTTCCACTGTCGGGTGGTCTACGAGGATTCGGTGTACGCTCCTCTGAGGGGCCGACAAGAGCTCGAGGAGAACGTTGGCATCTACCTTGACGACAACTATGAACAGATCAGCGTACCCGTGCCACACTTTGGAGGCAGCGATCCCGCCGATATCATCCATGATTTTCAGAGG GGCCTCACAGCTTATCACGACATTGCTTTGGACAAATGCTACATCACCGAGCTGAACACAACCTTGGTGATGCCTCCACGTAATCTGTGGGAGCTGCTTGTCAACATGAAG AGGGGGACGTACCTTCCTCAGACTTACATCATCCAGGAGGAGATGGTGGTGACGGGGAGGGTGAGGAGCATGAGGCAGCTGGGCCCCTTCATCCACAGACTCTGCTACGGCAAAGAAACCTACCGCCTCAAACGCCGCAACCAGCACCGAC GTATCGAGAGGCGCGAAGCAAAGAATTGCCACAGCATCCGTCACTTTGAGAATACGTTTGTGGTCGAGACAGTCATCTGCAGCAGGTTCTAA
- the itm2cb gene encoding integral membrane protein 2Cb isoform X1 translates to MVKITFQTVAAQKPDKETDGDKIIVPLAHEQLVLPVRSKKPFPTGLCCLTFGLVVFMSGLVLASVYVYRYYFIPQQIPEDSLFHCRVVYEDSVYAPLRGRQELEENVGIYLDDNYEQISVPVPHFGGSDPADIIHDFQRGLTAYHDIALDKCYITELNTTLVMPPRNLWELLVNMKRGTYLPQTYIIQEEMVVTGRVRSMRQLGPFIHRLCYGKETYRLKRRNQHRRIERREAKNCHSIRHFENTFVVETVICSRF, encoded by the exons ATGGTGAAGATCACTTTCCAGACAGTGGCGGCGCAGAAGCCCGACAAAGAGACGGACGGAGACAAGATCATTGTGCCTCTGGCTCAC gagcaGCTGGTTCTTCCTGTCAGGTCCAAGAAGCCGTTTCCGACTGGCCTATGCTGCCTCACCTTCGGCCTGGTGGTTTTCATGTCAGGACTGGTGCTGGCCTCCGTCTACGTCTATCGCTACTACTTCATACCTCAG CAGATCCCAGAGGACAGCTTGTTCCACTGTCGGGTGGTCTACGAGGATTCGGTGTACGCTCCTCTGAGGGGCCGACAAGAGCTCGAGGAGAACGTTGGCATCTACCTTGACGACAACTATGAACAGATCAGCGTACCCGTGCCACACTTTGGAGGCAGCGATCCCGCCGATATCATCCATGATTTTCAGAGG GGCCTCACAGCTTATCACGACATTGCTTTGGACAAATGCTACATCACCGAGCTGAACACAACCTTGGTGATGCCTCCACGTAATCTGTGGGAGCTGCTTGTCAACATGAAG AGGGGGACGTACCTTCCTCAGACTTACATCATCCAGGAGGAGATGGTGGTGACGGGGAGGGTGAGGAGCATGAGGCAGCTGGGCCCCTTCATCCACAGACTCTGCTACGGCAAAGAAACCTACCGCCTCAAACGCCGCAACCAGCACCGAC GTATCGAGAGGCGCGAAGCAAAGAATTGCCACAGCATCCGTCACTTTGAGAATACGTTTGTGGTCGAGACAGTCATCTGCAGCAGGTTCTAA
- the LOC118117278 gene encoding G-protein coupled receptor 55 gives MTSNCSFKDVEEVMKYVEMAIYIPIFIFGLILNVAALLVFCFFLRKWTEPVIYMTSLALMDLLLLFPLPFKMHATHHMWLASFQPLCSVLESLYFVGIYGSIYTIMCIAVDRWVAICYPLKAKWLRSPKAALGTCVGVWVLVLAVLSPTVHGFREGEQADFHCFHSFSNKGWSPPVIICLQVFGFLMPALVVVFCSVQTIWGLQRSRQPHPKSCVKVIYSSLSAFLLPFTPSHLGILLQFLVHQGVIQDCSNRIRISLFIQVAMCLSNITCCLDALCYYFIAHEVRSTTNPFRRSMTSQRTPTFSTSEV, from the exons ATGACAAGCAACTGCTCATTTAAAGATGTGGAAGAAGTGATGAAATATGTTGAGATGGCCATCTACATTCCCATATTCATCTTTGGTCTAATCCTAAATGTCGCCGCACTGTTGGTGTTCTGCTTCTTTCTGCGAAAATGGACCGAGCCTGTGATCTACATGACCAGCTTGGCTCTCATggacctgctgctcctcttccctcttcccttcaAAATGCATGCGACCCACCACATGTGGCTGGCCTCCTTCCAGCCTCTCTGCTCAGTCTTGGAGAGCCTGTACTTTGTCGGGATATATGGCAGCATCTACACCATCATGTGTATAGCCGTGGACCGGTGGGTGGCTATCTGTTACCCATTGAAAGCCAAGTGGCTGCGCTCGCCCAAAGCAGCTCTAGGGACCTGCGTGGGGGTTTGGGTGCTGGTGCTGGCAGTGCTCTCTCCAACCGTCCATGGCTTCAGGGAGGGCGAGCAGGCGGACTTCCACTGCTTCCACAGTTTTTCAAACAAAGGTTGGAGCCCCCCTGTGATCATCTGCCTGCAGGTGTTTGGGTTCCTGATGCCTGCCCTGGTGGTGGTCTTCTGTTCAGTGCAGACCATCTGGGGTCTTCAGCGATCTCGTCAGCCCCACCCTAAGAGCTGTGTAAAGGTCATCTACAGCAGCCTCAGCGCCTTCCTGTTGCCCTTCACCCCGAGCCACCTTGGCATCCTCCTGCAGTTCCTG GTGCACCAAGGAGTCATTCAGGACTGCAGCAACCGGATCAGGATCAGCTTGTTCATACAGGTAGCCATGTGTCTGTCCAACATCACCTGCTGCCTGGACGCTCTCTGCTACTACTTCATCGCCCACGAGGTGAGGAGCACCACAAACCCCTTCAGGAGGTCGATGACCAGCCAGAGAACACCCACGTTCAGCACGTCAGAGGTCTGA
- the snorc gene encoding protein SNORC has translation MMFSQSPQCPDHPVHTPTVPPLPSPPALPYTPLLLLCRAIHSFEVTARGVFGDAFHFSCRTVIPTATMVHSISMCRVFLLMILGLLVAFVHTETVADPASTTRDNQDTMSGEPPSDVTTRDPFQDMTEQSFTNDYEDATHSQAMDEEEGVLGPGAITAIVIAVFLGASVLLALIVITLRKFTAS, from the exons ATGATGTTCTCACAAAGTCCACAGTGTCCAGACCATCCTGTGCACACACCTACAGTCCCACCCCTTCCCTCCCCCCCTGCGCTCCCCTAtactcctctcctgctcctctgccgGGCGATTCACTCGTTTGAAGTCACTGCTCGAGGAGTTTTCGGAGACgcttttcatttttcctgtCGGACAGTCATCCCCACAGCCACCATGGTTCACAGCATCAGCATGTGCAGAGTGTTCCTGCTGATGATCCTCGGCCTCCTGGTCGCCTTCGTTCACACAG AGACAGTCGCAGACCCGGCCTCAACGACCAGGGACAACCAGGACACCATGTCAGGGGAGCCACCCAGTGACGTCACCACCAGAGACCCCTTCCAGGACATGACAGAGCAGTCCTTCACCAATGACTACGAGGACGCCACACACTCCCAGGCCATGGACGAGGAGGAAG gggtgCTGGGGCCGGGCGCCATCACAGCCATCGTCATAGCAGTCTTCCTGGGAGCATCTGTCCTCCTCGCCCTCATCGTCATCACACTGAGGAAGTTCACCGCATCCTAG